ATGTTAAACGTTGCAGTTGTTTACGGAGGGCAATCCGGCGAACATGAGGTGTCTATTCAATCAGCTAAGTATGTACTTAAACTATTAAAAAATGGGAAATATAACCCCATTCCAGTAGCTATAGATAAACAGGGGAGATGGTTTGGAGATATAACCCCTGAGAAATTTGAACAAAATGGAAATGGAGGTATACCCTTATTATTTAACCTAACAGACAAGACACTTATAAAAATTGAAGAAGGCAAACAAATATCTTTAGATATTGATGTATTTTTTCCTGTTCTTCATGGGCCATATGGAGAAGATGGCTCAATACAAGGGATGCTAGACATGCTCGACATACCATACGTTGGCAGCGAAGTGCTGGGATCAGCAGTTGCCATGGACAAAGCAGTTAGTAAAAACATTTTAGAAAACAAAGGGTTTCCAGTAGCTCCATACACCACTTTTAAATCTCACACATGGAATAACAAACAACAAATAATAATAGAGGAATGTGAAAAACTTGGATATCCATTATTTATTAAGCCAGCTAACCTGGGTTCCAGTGTAGGCATAACCAAAGCTAAAGATAAAAAACAATTAATAGAATCAATAGAATTTGCCCTTCTTTACGATCACAAAATTGTAGTAGAAAAAGGACTTACTGCAAAAGAAATAGAAGTAAGTATTATAGGTAATGAAGAGCCAATTGCGTCAACAACAGGAGAAATTATTCCTACTGGTGAGTTCTATGATTACGAAGCTAAGTATATTGAAAAATCTTCCACCACCATACCGGCTAACGTAGATGATACGGTTACGAATCAAGCACAAAAGTTAGCAAAAGAGGCTTTTTTGGCGCTAGATCTTAAAGGAATTAGTCGAGTAGATTTTTTTTATGAAGAGAAAGCCGACAAGCTGTGGATTAATGAAATCAACACTATGCCGGGATTTACCCCAATCAGCATGTATCCAAAGCTACTAATAGCTAGTGGCTTTACAGAGGACAAATTGGCTGACACCCTAGTTAAGCTAGCTTTGAAAAGACATAAAAGTAAAAAACAATTAAAAGGTGATAGATGACATGAGACTAATTCTAGTTCGTCATGGTCAAACAGAGTGGAATATTAAAAAGAAAATCCAGGGTTCAACGGACACAGAGCTTAGCCCACAGGGAATAGAAGAGGGAAGGCTGGTGGCTAAACGTCTATCTAATTGGGACATAAACCATATATATTCTAGCGATTTAAAGCGGGCAGCAAAAACTGCACAATTTATTTCTCAGTATCATTCTAAACCTTTGTCAATTGACTATGATATTCGCTTAAGAGAAAGTTGTTTTGGCAAGTGGGAAGGGTTAACCATGGAGCAGGTAAAAGAAAAATATTTTAAACAATATGCAAGCAGAGAGGAAACTCCCTATGTAGATATTCCAGAAGGTGAGAGTTTTAAACACTTTTCTCAACGGTTAGAAGAATTTATAACGGAAAAGCAAACTCAACATATAAACTCTAATGTAGTAGCTGTAGCTCATTCAGCAGTAATAAAAACTATACTTCACAACTGTTTGGAATTAAGCTGGAAAATAACCAAAAATTCCATTTACCTTTCAAATTGTAGTATTTCTGTGCTAAAATTTATGCCTAACAAAGTGGTGCTGGAAAGACACAATGATACAGCCCATTTTGAAAATAAAGAATTAAAGGAAGTACCTAGACATTAAAAGGAGGAGTTATGTATGTTTAAAAATTTAACGGTGCAAGAGTTTGTTGACGAACTATCGTCAAAAAAAGCTACACCAGGAGGCGGTAGCGCCTCAGCAGTGGTTGGCTCAATTGGGGTTGGGCTAATATCAATGTATTGTGAAATCACAGCTAAAAGCAAAAAGTTTGTCGACGTTAAAGAGGATATGGAACAGCAAATTGAATTTTTAACTGCCTTTAAAGAAAAATGTTTAGTCTTAGCAGATAAAGATACTGAAGCATTCAATGAAGTTATGGCAGCATTTAAACTACCTAAAGAAACAGACGATGAAAAAGCAGCAAGAAAGCAAGCCATACAAGATGCAACCAAACAAGCTACAGAAGTGCCATTAGAAATGGTAGCAGCTATGGTACCAGTATTACAACTAGTACCATCACTAATCAAAAAAGGAAATCCAAACGCATTAAGCGACTTACAAGTAGGCATGGAAATGTGCTACACAGCCATGTCCGGCGCAGCTGCCAACGTAGAAATCAACCTGCCATCTATAAAAGACACCCAATTTAAAGAAAGAGTAGAAGAAGAACTTTTACACCATAATGCTGCAGCTCAGAAGGCTATGGATGAAGCGAAGTCCCTCTTCTTTCCAGACAGCTTATAAGCACCTATCTTCGTTGTTGCAAAAAAATTCCCAGACCGGTCACGTATTACATATACGCTCCCGCCCTGGGAATTTTTTGCGCCTCGAATCTGAGCACTTCTAAGCTGTCTGGGCGGGTCGGTAGCATTAAGTGCGAATTTACAATGGACAATGGACAATTGACAATGAAAACCAAGGCTCCACACCCAATCAACTTCACGTCATCCTGAACACCGAAGGATCTAGCCCACAAGGGCGCTAACTTCAAACCCTAATTGGCCACGGTAAACATTACGAAACAAGCTACATGCTTGGTCCAACCCCATTCATAATAGATAATCATATAGGCAAAACCCTGTTTTAAACAGCAAATGAGAAATAGACACTGTTTTTTAAAGTGTATATTATTAGCAAAACTTTCTGCAGTTTAACAAAAACCGTTTATTTGTAGACCAAGCAGAATAAGCAGATTTAAATCCTGCCCTTTGGCCCAGCAGAATAAGCAAATTTATACGTTTTCGCGGCCAATTGCTTTTAGTAATGGTAACCAGTAGTATGAGGTCAGATGTTAGTAAAAGCCACGATAACAAAATAGGGGGAGAGCTATCCCGAAAGTCATCCTGAGGGACACCGAAGGATCTGGCCCACAAGGGCGCAGGACCCACCCAAAACCCAAACCCATGCCTGGGTCAGTTCAGGGTTTGTCATTTGCCTCTGGGCTACGGAGTTCCTCTGCTGCAGACAGCTTATCAGCACCTATCTTCGTTGTTGCAATTGCTAGCCCAGACCAGTCACGTATTAGAAGATACGCTCCCGCCCTGGTCCATCAATTGCGCCTAGAATCTAGGCACTTCTAAGCAGTCTGGCCATTTGGGTCTCCTTATATGGTTACCAAAGTTGAAATCCAACTTCTAACTTCCCACTTCTCACTACTACTACAATACGCCCTGCCAGTAAATGACAAACCCATCAGTAAGTTCAAGCGGTAAAATCTATAGAACCAACTACTGTATCTATGACCAAGCAGAATAAGCAAATTTGGAGTGAGTTTCAGACCCAGCATGTAGCTAATTTATACGTTTTCGCGGCCAATTGCTTTTAGTAATGGTAACCAGTAGTATGAGGTTAGATGTTAGTAAAAACCACCAATCCCGAAAGTCATCCTGAAGAACGCCGAAGGATCTAGCCCACAAGGGCGGCAAAAACGTACCAAGCATTTTACCAACCTCTAACTTCTCACCTCTCACTACCATTACCCCATATTTTATCGGAGTGTTACCTATGTTCTGACTGAACACTGAACACAACCAGGTTTTAATTGTCAATTGTCCATTGTAAATTAGCCCTTGACCTCCTGCCCAAATCATACTTGCTTTCCCACTATCATTTGCGCAAGTTCTTTAATTCACTTTCAAAATCTTGCAGGATTTTTTCCCTACTTATAGAATAATAAATTAAAATAACTGTAATATATATTAAACATATAATAACAGAAAAATTAAGAGTGAATGATCCTGCGGGGAGAGATTTGCGTATTTTATGCAAACGCCGAAGAAGAAAGCTGCCCTTGGCGAAGGGTGGTGAAACTTTCAGGTAAACAGACCCAAGGGGGACACGTCTCTGGAGAGCATAATGCACCAAAGGGGAAAAATCTCTCAGGTATAAGGACAGAGGAAAGCCACCTAGGCTTTCCTCTTTTATGTTGTTGAGAAAAAAATCTCAAGACATTAAGACATATAAATTCATCTAATCCAAAAAATAATAACGGAGGTGCTTTAATGGAACAAGTGAGAAAAACTCCCCTACATCAACAACACATCGATTTAGGGGGGAAGATGGTAAACTTTTTTGGTTGGGAATTGCCAGTCCAATACTCTGGCATTATTGATGAAGTAAAATCTGTGAGAAATACAGCAGGAATCTTTGATGTATCCCATATGGGAGAATTCATGGTAGAAGGAGAAGGTAGCTTAGAGTTTCTTCAGCATATGCTGACAAATAACGTGGCAAAAATTAAAGAAAATGGTGTTCAATACACCATGATGTGCAATGAACAAGGTGGTGTAGTGGATGATCTATTAGTTTATTTATTATCAAAAAATAGATATTTGCTTGTAGTTAACGCCTCAAATTTAGAAAAAGATTTTAATTGGCTAAACAAACATAAACCAGAAAATGTAAAACTTACAAATGTTTCAGATCAAATAGCACAAATTGCCCTACAGGGTCCTAAAGCACAAGAAGTTCTACAAAAACTAACAGACTTTGACTTAGGAGAGATTAAGTTTTTCCGTCATAGAGAAAACTTAAATATAGATGGGCACGAAGTGTTAGTTTCTCGTACAGGTTATACTGGCGAGGACGGTTTTGAAATTTACGGACAGCACAAATCCATAACATCTTTGTGGGACAGAATACTTTCTGTTGGAGAAAAAGAGGTTGTTCCTGCCGGTCTTGGTTCTAGGGATACATTGCGATTTGAGGCAAGATTGCCTTTATACGGTAACGAAATTACCGAAGAAATTTCACCTATCGAGGCAGGT
This genomic interval from Proteinivorax tanatarense contains the following:
- a CDS encoding histidine phosphatase family protein, which produces MRLILVRHGQTEWNIKKKIQGSTDTELSPQGIEEGRLVAKRLSNWDINHIYSSDLKRAAKTAQFISQYHSKPLSIDYDIRLRESCFGKWEGLTMEQVKEKYFKQYASREETPYVDIPEGESFKHFSQRLEEFITEKQTQHINSNVVAVAHSAVIKTILHNCLELSWKITKNSIYLSNCSISVLKFMPNKVVLERHNDTAHFENKELKEVPRH
- the gcvT gene encoding glycine cleavage system aminomethyltransferase GcvT; translated protein: MEQVRKTPLHQQHIDLGGKMVNFFGWELPVQYSGIIDEVKSVRNTAGIFDVSHMGEFMVEGEGSLEFLQHMLTNNVAKIKENGVQYTMMCNEQGGVVDDLLVYLLSKNRYLLVVNASNLEKDFNWLNKHKPENVKLTNVSDQIAQIALQGPKAQEVLQKLTDFDLGEIKFFRHRENLNIDGHEVLVSRTGYTGEDGFEIYGQHKSITSLWDRILSVGEKEVVPAGLGSRDTLRFEARLPLYGNEITEEISPIEAGLGFAVKFKKPEYKGMKVLEDHKQNPPRKTVGFKMKGKGIPRSQYKVLSQDEEELGFVTTGAFSPTLDETIGTALVSDKDLDIGDEILVAVRKRRIPAEIISLPFLKKEDK
- a CDS encoding D-alanine--D-alanine ligase family protein → MLNVAVVYGGQSGEHEVSIQSAKYVLKLLKNGKYNPIPVAIDKQGRWFGDITPEKFEQNGNGGIPLLFNLTDKTLIKIEEGKQISLDIDVFFPVLHGPYGEDGSIQGMLDMLDIPYVGSEVLGSAVAMDKAVSKNILENKGFPVAPYTTFKSHTWNNKQQIIIEECEKLGYPLFIKPANLGSSVGITKAKDKKQLIESIEFALLYDHKIVVEKGLTAKEIEVSIIGNEEPIASTTGEIIPTGEFYDYEAKYIEKSSTTIPANVDDTVTNQAQKLAKEAFLALDLKGISRVDFFYEEKADKLWINEINTMPGFTPISMYPKLLIASGFTEDKLADTLVKLALKRHKSKKQLKGDR
- a CDS encoding cyclodeaminase/cyclohydrolase family protein, with the protein product MFKNLTVQEFVDELSSKKATPGGGSASAVVGSIGVGLISMYCEITAKSKKFVDVKEDMEQQIEFLTAFKEKCLVLADKDTEAFNEVMAAFKLPKETDDEKAARKQAIQDATKQATEVPLEMVAAMVPVLQLVPSLIKKGNPNALSDLQVGMEMCYTAMSGAAANVEINLPSIKDTQFKERVEEELLHHNAAAQKAMDEAKSLFFPDSL